The following are encoded in a window of Brevibacillus sp. DP1.3A genomic DNA:
- a CDS encoding amino acid ABC transporter permease, producing the protein MSLDYIISITVPMLEGAQMTVLLFFIAILASIPLGFLITLMANSSNKGLSWFAHTYVYVMRGTPLLLQLLFFVFGLPLLPVIGEYLVMDRFVAACLGFVLNYAAYFAEIFRGGLLSIDKGQYEAAQVLGFSKWQTTNKIILPQMFRVALPAVANESITLVKDTALLYAVAVPELLHFAQTAVNRDFTIVPFFIAGIIYLLMTLLLTLFFKWLEKRFKFE; encoded by the coding sequence ATGAGCTTAGACTATATTATCTCCATTACCGTGCCTATGCTAGAAGGGGCGCAGATGACGGTGTTACTGTTCTTCATCGCTATTCTGGCATCGATCCCATTGGGATTTCTTATTACCTTAATGGCGAATAGCAGCAACAAAGGTCTGTCTTGGTTCGCGCACACCTATGTGTATGTCATGCGTGGAACGCCTCTATTATTACAGCTATTGTTTTTTGTCTTTGGCCTCCCCCTCTTGCCAGTGATCGGAGAATACTTGGTTATGGATCGATTCGTAGCTGCATGCCTCGGCTTCGTGCTGAACTACGCAGCGTATTTCGCGGAGATTTTCCGTGGAGGACTGCTATCGATCGACAAAGGACAGTACGAGGCGGCACAGGTCCTCGGCTTTAGCAAATGGCAGACAACCAACAAGATTATTTTGCCGCAAATGTTTCGCGTGGCTTTACCTGCTGTCGCAAATGAATCCATTACGCTCGTAAAAGACACAGCGCTGCTCTATGCGGTTGCCGTCCCAGAATTGCTTCACTTTGCACAAACGGCTGTGAATCGCGATTTTACCATCGTTCCGTTTTTTATTGCGGGAATCATTTATTTGTTGATGACGCTATTGTTGACGTTGTTCTTTAAGTGGCTGGAGAAAAGATTCAAATTCGAATAA
- a CDS encoding amino acid ABC transporter ATP-binding protein, whose product MEIIQVSNLKKSFGNQEVLRDVSFSVKKNEVVAVIGPSGSGKSTMLRSLVNLEQVNGGSIRVQDDYLVKDGVYASNQEIKQITSRMGMVFQHFNLFPHLTVKENLEIAPRVVKGEAPQDIHRKSADLLEKVGLSDKADAYPAKLSGGQKQRVAIARALMMNPQILLFDEPTSALDPELTGEVLQVIKQLAQEHMTMMVVTHEMGFAREVANQIMFMDNGEFVESGTPEQLFTNAKFERTKTFLHRALK is encoded by the coding sequence ATGGAAATCATTCAAGTATCGAATCTAAAGAAATCGTTTGGTAATCAGGAAGTTTTGCGAGATGTCTCGTTTTCGGTGAAAAAGAACGAAGTCGTGGCAGTAATCGGGCCTTCTGGCTCCGGCAAAAGCACGATGCTACGCAGCTTGGTCAATCTGGAGCAGGTGAATGGTGGCAGCATTCGTGTGCAGGATGATTATTTGGTGAAGGACGGCGTTTATGCCAGTAACCAGGAAATCAAGCAGATCACATCGAGAATGGGCATGGTCTTTCAGCATTTTAATCTGTTTCCTCATCTCACAGTAAAAGAAAATCTGGAGATTGCACCACGCGTAGTCAAAGGTGAGGCGCCCCAGGACATCCACAGAAAGAGTGCAGATCTCTTGGAAAAGGTCGGCCTGTCTGATAAGGCAGACGCGTATCCGGCGAAGCTCTCAGGTGGACAGAAGCAGCGTGTGGCGATCGCCAGAGCACTGATGATGAATCCGCAAATATTGTTGTTTGACGAGCCTACGTCTGCGCTCGATCCAGAACTGACGGGTGAGGTCCTGCAAGTCATCAAGCAGCTTGCCCAGGAGCATATGACGATGATGGTTGTGACGCATGAGATGGGATTCGCACGCGAGGTGGCGAACCAAATCATGTTTATGGACAACGGGGAATTCGTAGAGTCGGGAACACCTGAGCAATTGTTTACAAACGCTAAATTTGAGCGGACCAAAACTTTTTTGCATCGTGCATTAAAATAG
- a CDS encoding glycoside hydrolase, translating into MKRKAILLIVFALMLQVVVGCESNHANGQVQTKQHADFTFDVKPETFEVFVEKDGVKESASEPIPARKVANVQKGEQEITWSYPDDKLDVSLQKKEDHLQITLTSTGTESFSWPTVKGSSYMLPLGEGKWIPADDREWQSFFKEESLTFAESFSMRFFAVNKNKYALMYVVDNLFNSTVDFAVDPTISFTFSHEFTTINSDKTYGFRLYVTDNDPVSIAGVYKDYIKEKGELLTLAEKAKANPDVEKLYGAPHFYLWNKSFLTAEDVKWRALKTKMDANFIGWMEQFLQSSEDGKESIQQFREIQKQDYVADYQKRAIISGFNYALRSREFYNPKLFTNVDEKTKELIGKGIDKLTEAQLYDLNKRLLKSVLQDAVPPIEKWGNADSTDLLTDMKAAGITNAWIGLPDWTAAYMKPAFTQQANDTGYLIASYDSYHSIHKEENQDWNTAIFEDKSLYENATITKKNGEKKAGFLQRGRLLNPTLSLPSVKQRMDEIMSNDVAFNSWFIDVDAAGDFNDDYSPEHTTTEAQDMKAKLARMDYIRDEKKLVVGSETGNDFASRSIAFAHGIETPVIKWADPDMRKNKQSPYYVGGYWSPAGEIPERYKKQVPIKEEYQHVYINPAYSLPLFKLVYNNSVITSHHWEWGSLKIKGEVGTRMLKELLYNVPPLYHVDRKMWDAEQELIMNYLKVWSPFHKKAVQQEMTDYRVLSEDRLVQKAVYGDDLQVIANFSQKDFTYENQVVKARSALIIDGKNKQTFLAPAQ; encoded by the coding sequence ATGAAAAGAAAAGCGATTTTACTCATCGTGTTCGCCCTCATGCTCCAAGTAGTAGTTGGTTGTGAGAGCAACCATGCTAACGGGCAAGTGCAGACGAAGCAACACGCAGATTTTACTTTTGATGTGAAGCCGGAGACCTTCGAAGTATTTGTCGAGAAAGACGGAGTGAAGGAAAGTGCTTCTGAGCCCATCCCAGCGCGTAAGGTAGCGAATGTACAAAAAGGTGAGCAGGAGATTACCTGGAGCTATCCAGACGATAAGCTGGATGTCTCGCTTCAAAAGAAAGAGGATCATTTGCAAATCACCCTGACCTCGACAGGGACAGAGAGCTTTTCCTGGCCTACCGTGAAAGGATCTAGCTATATGCTGCCTTTAGGGGAAGGCAAGTGGATTCCTGCCGACGACAGAGAGTGGCAGTCCTTTTTCAAAGAGGAGAGTCTTACTTTCGCGGAGTCATTCTCCATGCGCTTTTTTGCTGTCAATAAGAACAAGTACGCGCTCATGTACGTGGTGGACAACTTGTTTAACAGTACAGTCGATTTTGCAGTCGATCCGACGATTTCCTTCACGTTCTCGCATGAGTTCACAACGATTAATTCAGACAAGACCTACGGATTTCGCTTGTATGTAACAGACAATGATCCAGTCAGCATTGCAGGCGTGTACAAGGATTATATAAAGGAAAAGGGAGAGCTGCTGACTCTGGCAGAAAAAGCGAAAGCGAACCCGGATGTGGAAAAGCTGTACGGAGCTCCTCATTTTTATTTGTGGAACAAGAGCTTCCTGACTGCTGAGGATGTAAAATGGCGTGCATTGAAAACCAAAATGGACGCGAACTTCATCGGATGGATGGAGCAGTTCTTGCAAAGCAGCGAGGATGGAAAAGAGAGCATCCAGCAATTCCGCGAGATTCAAAAACAGGATTACGTCGCGGACTACCAGAAGAGAGCGATCATCAGCGGGTTCAACTATGCGTTGCGCTCGCGTGAGTTTTACAATCCGAAGCTATTTACGAACGTCGATGAGAAGACAAAAGAACTCATCGGAAAAGGGATCGACAAGCTGACGGAAGCACAGCTGTACGACTTGAACAAACGACTGCTGAAAAGTGTATTGCAGGATGCCGTTCCACCGATAGAAAAGTGGGGCAATGCGGATTCTACTGATCTGCTCACGGACATGAAAGCAGCCGGAATTACGAATGCATGGATCGGCTTGCCGGACTGGACTGCCGCTTACATGAAGCCAGCATTCACTCAACAGGCGAATGATACAGGCTATTTGATCGCCAGTTACGACTCGTACCATTCCATTCATAAGGAAGAGAATCAGGATTGGAATACGGCTATTTTCGAGGATAAGAGCTTGTATGAGAATGCGACAATCACGAAGAAAAATGGAGAAAAGAAGGCTGGTTTTCTGCAACGTGGCAGATTGTTGAATCCAACCTTATCGCTGCCAAGTGTGAAGCAGCGTATGGATGAAATCATGAGTAACGATGTCGCTTTTAACTCGTGGTTTATTGATGTAGATGCAGCAGGGGATTTCAACGATGATTATTCGCCTGAGCACACGACGACAGAAGCGCAGGATATGAAGGCGAAGCTTGCACGGATGGACTATATTCGTGATGAAAAGAAATTGGTCGTTGGCTCTGAGACGGGCAACGACTTCGCTAGTAGAAGCATTGCTTTTGCCCACGGGATTGAGACGCCTGTCATCAAATGGGCAGATCCAGATATGAGAAAAAACAAGCAAAGCCCGTATTATGTGGGAGGTTATTGGTCCCCAGCGGGTGAGATTCCAGAGCGTTACAAGAAGCAGGTTCCGATTAAGGAAGAGTACCAGCATGTGTACATTAATCCAGCGTACTCCTTGCCGCTATTCAAACTGGTTTACAATAACTCGGTGATCACAAGCCATCACTGGGAGTGGGGTAGCCTGAAGATCAAGGGAGAAGTCGGTACTCGCATGCTCAAAGAACTGCTCTACAATGTCCCGCCGCTCTATCATGTGGATAGAAAGATGTGGGATGCTGAACAAGAGTTGATCATGAACTATCTGAAGGTGTGGTCTCCCTTCCATAAAAAAGCAGTGCAGCAAGAGATGACCGATTATCGTGTGTTGTCTGAAGACAGACTCGTGCAAAAGGCAGTTTATGGGGATGATTTGCAAGTGATCGCCAATTTCTCACAGAAAGATTTCACGTACGAGAATCAAGTGGTGAAGGCTAGATCGGCTCTCATCATCGATGGTAAGAATAAACAGACATTCCTTGCTCCAGCGCAATAG
- a CDS encoding KTSC domain-containing protein — protein MRSFFRQFLPRQNQPQEITYKELESKLIKAARYDLSSSHLYIRFHDGRELVYCRVTPYAYNAFLNADSFSDHFHSFISQRYLNYQVM, from the coding sequence TTGAGATCTTTTTTCCGCCAATTTCTGCCACGTCAGAATCAACCCCAAGAAATTACCTACAAGGAACTGGAATCGAAATTGATCAAAGCTGCTCGCTACGATCTGTCTTCAAGCCACCTCTACATCCGTTTTCACGATGGACGAGAGCTCGTTTACTGTCGGGTCACTCCTTACGCTTACAATGCGTTTTTAAATGCTGACTCGTTCAGTGATCATTTTCATTCGTTCATCAGCCAACGGTACTTGAACTATCAGGTGATGTAG
- a CDS encoding VanZ family protein: MSKRMKLEEYAERVVRRLPCSRWEKQDVKDELMDHLRSMKSELVEEGYEEQQAVSLTIQRFGPTGAISRELSESMPLIDKYFRKWLMTLFFLYVAISSYLLLLSPDRFRRRAFTVEWKQRMIEYGVPQYTHLFQNTKPFQTLVDYVFHYDHYSFGTVMYNLIGNILIFLPLGLFLPLLFLSFQNMHRVFFLTLSASLIIEALQLFLALGSFDVDDLLLNVIGGLIGYGMFRLGAAMIHRRRKSIRFDDDLSATPS, translated from the coding sequence GTGAGTAAGCGAATGAAGCTGGAAGAGTACGCAGAGCGGGTTGTCAGGCGTTTGCCGTGTTCCAGATGGGAAAAGCAGGATGTCAAAGATGAGCTGATGGATCATTTAAGGAGCATGAAGAGTGAGTTGGTCGAAGAAGGCTACGAGGAACAGCAGGCCGTCTCTCTGACCATTCAACGATTTGGGCCTACGGGGGCAATCAGCCGGGAACTGTCTGAATCGATGCCGCTCATTGATAAATACTTCCGCAAATGGCTCATGACGTTGTTTTTCTTGTATGTAGCGATCTCCAGCTATCTCTTGTTATTGTCGCCTGATCGCTTCCGGCGCAGAGCTTTTACAGTGGAATGGAAGCAGAGGATGATCGAATACGGTGTCCCGCAATATACGCATCTTTTTCAAAATACGAAGCCATTTCAAACCTTGGTGGATTACGTCTTCCATTATGATCATTACAGCTTCGGTACGGTGATGTATAACTTGATAGGGAATATCCTTATTTTTTTGCCGCTGGGATTGTTTTTGCCGCTTTTATTCTTGTCCTTTCAAAACATGCATCGCGTGTTTTTTCTCACATTGTCCGCCAGTCTTATCATTGAAGCGTTGCAGCTTTTTCTTGCATTAGGAAGCTTTGATGTCGATGATCTGCTGCTGAATGTAATCGGGGGACTGATTGGTTATGGAATGTTTCGATTAGGAGCAGCCATGATACACAGGCGAAGGAAAAGCATTCGCTTCGATGACGATTTGTCCGCTACACCCTCGTAA
- a CDS encoding PadR family transcriptional regulator, whose protein sequence is MNKELLKGSIDLLLLSLIAQKDQYGYELAKKIRDKSDELYEIGEGTLYPALKRLETQKAVESYWGEANEGGRRKYYRITKTGQGLLQDKMKDWQSLSRLITLVNEGSE, encoded by the coding sequence GTGAACAAGGAGTTGTTGAAAGGAAGCATCGATCTATTGCTTCTCTCGCTGATCGCACAGAAAGATCAGTACGGCTATGAGTTAGCCAAGAAGATTCGCGATAAAAGCGATGAGCTGTATGAAATCGGTGAGGGCACATTATACCCTGCCCTAAAGCGACTGGAGACGCAAAAGGCAGTGGAGTCTTACTGGGGGGAAGCCAACGAAGGCGGACGCCGCAAATATTATCGGATTACCAAGACCGGCCAGGGACTTCTTCAAGACAAGATGAAGGATTGGCAGAGCTTGAGCAGACTCATTACGCTCGTCAATGAGGGAAGTGAGTAA